GCGACTTATGATGATAGCCCCCTGGCTGTGGCCCACGAGATGTAGATCCTTTCGAGTTTCAAGAGTGGAGCGAATCACCTCCTTAGTAGTATTAGCGGCAGCGTTATTCCCCTTATTCATAAGGTCGTAAACACACTGCTTTAAGTCACGCCATAGTCCTCGGGTGCTATTGTGTATACCAATTACTTCAGCGCCTGTATTCGCGAGAGCTTGCATGTCAGAAAAGTGGAGTTCAATCTCTGTCATGATCCCATTAACAAGCAAGATTCGGTCAATTACTGGAGCCCCATTGTTTGGTTGAAGGAAGGGGATCTTTTCCAGTACACTCTCGGATTGCCAAAGTTGCTGGTAGCCATCGATAAAACAACCATCTGCTCGATGCTCAAACAAATCAGGATCTTCAGTCATACACCGGGGCCAATATCAAAAAGCTTCTTTTTCTATTATGGGCACTCTGCCGCTGAATGTGGCAATGCATGATTCAAAATTCGTGAGCCAATTCGCTGATCTGAGACAATGGTAGGCGATAAGGGGCACGTGCTGCGCACTCTTTAAACGCTGGCTGTGCACGAGCAATCTTCGAAACTCCGAGAAAGACTATATGAAGGGCATCGAGAAGAGAGAACTGTAGTGGATAAAATCCATTCGTAGAAGTTACCCCGTTAAAAATCAGTTCGTAGGGCACCGAAGAGTGGTAAGCTATCTGCAGATAAAAGGGGGCATCATCGGAAGCCGCATAGTGAAGGTAAGGCCCATAATGGTGTAGCTAAAGCCAGGCTAGTCCGAGGTCACTTTCTCGTGAAGTGCTCTCACTGCTTCTTCGACATCGAAAGCTGTGGTTGAACTTGGTAGCGGTTTTCCGAAGGTTATCGTAACCGGATAAGGAATCTTTCTTGGCCATTTCCAGAACACCTTTTCTCCGTAATGGCTGAAAATGCTTCCCCATAGCCCGCCGAGGTGAATCGGGACAATTGGTTGGCTTCGTCCCACCATAATCGTTTCAAGTCCAGTTTTAAAAGTCTTTATATCACCATCTCGCGAGAGCCCCCCCTCGGCAAATATCCCGACAAGCTCACCCGATTCAATGAGCTTGCCACACTCGCGAAGCGTTGCCTCCAATTGCTCTCTTCCGTCTGATGAAGAGATGGGAATTGCTTTCATAAGCTTTGCAATCGGATATATCGGAAAGCTATTATAAATGGGCCGATACATGATGAATCGAACCGGTCGAGGTAGTGCCGCGAGGAGCAGTAGTGCATCAACGTATGTCACATGATTTGCAACAAGTAGAGCCCCTCCCTGCTTAGGTATATGCTCGGTGCCTTCTTTTTGAATCCGATAGAGGCAGTGAAGTGCAATCCAATTTACGCATCTCATCATGGTTTCAGGTAGTAGTCGGACTAGGTAGATTGCAACAACGAGGGATATCAAGCTCATACTCAGAAAGAGACCTCTGCCCGAGAATGAGAGATAGTCAATATATATCCAGAAAAGAATGCTCGAAATAAACATGCAGCAGTTTGAGAAGAAGTTCGAAGCTGCAATAAACCGCCCACGCTTTTCGGGCGGGCTGAACTCTTGAAGATACGCTGTCTGTGGCACGATAAAAAATCCTGAGCTGACTCCAAGTAAGCAAATTGCAATATGAGGTAATCCGGGGATGTTTCCAGAGAAGGCGAGGAGTGTACTGCACGTCACAATTCCAAACGCGCCGATAGGAATGAGTCCGAGCTCTACCTTTCCCTCCGAGGCCTTTCCGGCAAACACGCTCCCAACCCCAATACCAATCCCGAGTATCGCGAGAAGTACGCTGGTAGCCGTTTCTGAGAATTGAAGCTCTTCTTTCGCAAAAAGGAGGATATTTAATTGGAATAAGGTTCCTAATGACCAGAAAAAGGCACTGCCAATAACGGTCAACCAGAGAGCTTTCCTCTGGTAAAGAAGTTTTAGGTTCGTGAGATTCGGAGTGATTGGATTAAATGAAAATGCTCCTGCCTCACCAATACTTCTCACGAAAGGAATCTGATAGCTTGTTAACATTCCAAGCAGCGCAATTGAGATGCAGATATATCCTGGGTTTTCTATGATTCCTGAGAGCGCTACTCCAGCCATTGCCGTGCCGCAAATGATCGCAGCAAAGGTAACAAGCTTTACAAACCCATTCGCCCGCGAAATCTCTTCTACAGCCATAATCTCTGGAATAATTCCAAATTTGGAGGGACTAAAAAGTGCGCTTTGAGCTCCCATCAAAAAAACGGCCAAAAGAAGACCGAGATCCGAACGAACGTAAAAAGCGATAAAACCAAGCGTCATAATCAAAACTTCAAATTGCTTTGTCCTAATAATGACATGTGATTTTGAGAACTGGTCAGAGATCCATCCGGCAACTGCCGAGAAGATGATGTATGGCAGAAAAAACAGTGCTGCAGTCAGCGATAGAAAAAGTATGCTGTATTCCTCTGTCGTTGCTTTGCCAAGAACCTGAAGCGAGATGATGGTCTTAAAAAGATTATCATTGAATGTACCAAAGAACTGTGTAGCAAGCAGAGCTCGAAAGGATTTGGAGTTACATGACAAGTTAAATTCAGGTGATGGCTTTGGCATCTGGGTCCTCGATGTAGTGAAAGGAGTGTCGGCAGATATGGGACATATGATGAGTGATTACACTATAGCTAGCAACCACGTACCCTAGTAACCACGTACCATCATCTTCTTGATCGTTATTAGCTCATGCCTTCCTCAGTGACTTAAGACGCGTTTTTATACGTGCCTTGTCTGAGAGTCGCTCAAGAACTGGCTAACCGATTGATTCTCTGTACGGAGAGGAGAGCAGTAGATACACCACTCGATAGAGTTCACTCGTCTCAGGGTATATCCTCCGGTAGTGCTGGCACTTCTCTCGTGCCTTCTTCCAGGTATATCGTCGTAACACAGAGGAGCAATCGCGAAGAAGGAGGTTCGTGTTGCCTCTAGCTACGAACAGAAGCTGGAAAATTCAAAAATGTGTACTCTCGTGTAAATTCCCTCTAGAATGTCGCTCACCACGTCATGTTTATTGAGAACAGAAGAGAGGAATATGACAGAGCGTTTAGCAATTGTAATTCTTGCGGCAGGAAAGGGCACAAGAATGGGCGGCGAAACCGCCAAGGTATTAAGAAGTTCTTTTAATGGACCACTCTTGCAAGAGGTTATGAAGAGCGTCGTTGGTCTCCAGCCCGAAAAGATGGTGGTGGTAACTGGATTTCAGGCGGATGAGGTAGAGCAGTCGGCAAGAACTTATCGAGATGAGCTCATCGAGGAGCATGGACAAGAGTTTACGGCATCACTCGAGTTCTGTATTCAGAGCGAACAACGCGGTACTGGAGATGCTGTAAAG
This is a stretch of genomic DNA from bacterium. It encodes these proteins:
- a CDS encoding MFS transporter, which produces MPKPSPEFNLSCNSKSFRALLATQFFGTFNDNLFKTIISLQVLGKATTEEYSILFLSLTAALFFLPYIIFSAVAGWISDQFSKSHVIIRTKQFEVLIMTLGFIAFYVRSDLGLLLAVFLMGAQSALFSPSKFGIIPEIMAVEEISRANGFVKLVTFAAIICGTAMAGVALSGIIENPGYICISIALLGMLTSYQIPFVRSIGEAGAFSFNPITPNLTNLKLLYQRKALWLTVIGSAFFWSLGTLFQLNILLFAKEELQFSETATSVLLAILGIGIGVGSVFAGKASEGKVELGLIPIGAFGIVTCSTLLAFSGNIPGLPHIAICLLGVSSGFFIVPQTAYLQEFSPPEKRGRFIAASNFFSNCCMFISSILFWIYIDYLSFSGRGLFLSMSLISLVVAIYLVRLLPETMMRCVNWIALHCLYRIQKEGTEHIPKQGGALLVANHVTYVDALLLLAALPRPVRFIMYRPIYNSFPIYPIAKLMKAIPISSSDGREQLEATLRECGKLIESGELVGIFAEGGLSRDGDIKTFKTGLETIMVGRSQPIVPIHLGGLWGSIFSHYGEKVFWKWPRKIPYPVTITFGKPLPSSTTAFDVEEAVRALHEKVTSD